Proteins from a single region of Anaerolineae bacterium:
- a CDS encoding Hsp70 family protein — MAKVVGIDLGTTFSAVAAIGPDGRPFVIPNDVGELLTPSVVDLGANPPLVGREAKQRQELGDPGVYAFFKRDMGDPNALYIAGGRQYTPVDLSALVLAYLKRCAERYLGEAVRDAVVTVPAYFNNMQRQATIDAGRQAGLNVLRIISEPTAAALAYGIRPTAETSTVLVYDLGGGTFDISLVEIGPEALRVIATAGDHYLGGKDWDDRILRYLSSRFEQQFGVELIGDDFNELLVKAEQVKIALSTRAAVRVTVHGSGRSGTYEITREQFEGLTHDLLARTEQLVEQVLDDAGMTWEAMAGVLLVGGSTRMPMVRDYVTRMAGRPPMAGVDPDQAVALGAAIQAAMDLEERQGATPTLLLAGRKATVDVISNSLGMIAESADRSCYINSIIIHKNQPIPCQQTRPYRLRVGRAGKGRLEVYMTQGEVTDPQGCAYLGKYVFSGFPRLASDHAVIDVTYAYDRNGVVQVSAVERSTGQPLTLVVEPLPPDVPARFLRPPEDMVAPEHLTLYMAFDLSGSMLGRPLREAKKAAYGFLSQIDLASASIGLIEFSETVRVSVQASQNAAVISKGIERMSIGRTGWSNFAHPFDTIYNLLAEVDGNRAALVLADGVWMRQGQAIKAAQRCHAAGITIIAVGFGEADREFLRAVSSSDALSFFTDLTTLTHTFSTIAQEITERGGLIDPESMRLRRDRLNLVD; from the coding sequence ATGGCGAAAGTGGTTGGCATTGACCTGGGGACGACATTTTCGGCGGTGGCGGCCATCGGCCCGGACGGGCGGCCGTTTGTGATTCCCAACGACGTCGGCGAGTTACTCACGCCGTCGGTGGTCGATCTGGGGGCTAACCCGCCACTGGTGGGCCGGGAAGCCAAACAGCGCCAGGAATTGGGCGATCCGGGCGTTTACGCTTTCTTCAAGCGGGATATGGGCGACCCTAACGCCCTCTATATCGCTGGAGGACGGCAGTACACACCTGTTGATCTCTCCGCGTTGGTGCTTGCCTACCTGAAGCGCTGTGCGGAGCGCTACCTGGGCGAGGCAGTGCGTGATGCAGTGGTCACCGTCCCGGCTTACTTCAACAATATGCAACGCCAGGCGACCATCGACGCTGGTCGGCAGGCTGGGTTGAATGTCCTGCGCATTATCTCCGAGCCGACCGCTGCTGCCCTGGCCTATGGCATCCGCCCCACGGCGGAAACTTCGACCGTGCTGGTCTATGACCTGGGCGGGGGGACGTTCGATATCTCGCTGGTGGAGATCGGGCCGGAAGCGCTACGGGTGATCGCCACAGCAGGCGATCATTATCTGGGTGGCAAGGACTGGGACGACCGTATCCTGCGCTATCTCTCCAGCCGCTTCGAGCAGCAATTCGGCGTGGAGCTGATCGGCGATGACTTCAACGAGTTGCTGGTCAAAGCGGAGCAGGTCAAGATCGCCCTGTCGACGCGGGCCGCCGTGCGGGTGACCGTGCATGGCTCCGGGCGTAGCGGCACATATGAGATCACCCGCGAGCAATTCGAAGGGCTAACCCACGACCTGCTGGCCCGCACCGAGCAGCTAGTCGAGCAGGTGCTGGATGACGCCGGGATGACCTGGGAGGCCATGGCTGGCGTGTTGCTGGTAGGCGGCTCGACGCGGATGCCAATGGTGCGCGACTATGTGACGCGCATGGCCGGGCGTCCGCCGATGGCCGGCGTTGACCCCGATCAGGCAGTGGCTCTGGGCGCAGCTATCCAGGCAGCCATGGATCTGGAGGAGCGCCAGGGCGCTACGCCGACGCTATTGCTGGCCGGGCGCAAGGCGACAGTGGATGTGATTAGCAACAGTCTGGGCATGATCGCCGAGAGCGCCGACCGCAGCTGTTACATCAACAGCATCATCATCCACAAGAATCAGCCGATCCCCTGCCAGCAGACGCGCCCGTACCGTCTGCGCGTCGGGAGGGCGGGAAAGGGCCGGCTGGAAGTGTACATGACCCAGGGCGAGGTCACCGATCCACAAGGCTGCGCTTACCTGGGTAAGTATGTCTTCTCCGGTTTCCCACGCCTGGCTTCTGATCACGCTGTGATCGACGTGACCTATGCTTACGATCGCAATGGTGTGGTGCAGGTCTCAGCGGTGGAGCGCAGCACCGGCCAGCCGCTGACGCTGGTCGTCGAGCCGCTGCCGCCCGATGTGCCCGCCCGCTTCCTGCGCCCGCCGGAGGATATGGTTGCGCCGGAGCACCTGACGCTGTACATGGCCTTTGATCTCTCCGGGAGTATGCTGGGGCGTCCGCTGCGTGAGGCCAAGAAAGCCGCCTACGGCTTCCTCAGCCAGATCGATCTGGCGTCGGCCTCGATCGGGTTGATCGAGTTCTCTGAGACGGTGCGGGTGAGCGTCCAGGCCAGCCAGAACGCTGCTGTGATCAGCAAGGGCATCGAGCGCATGAGTATCGGACGTACCGGCTGGAGTAATTTCGCCCACCCCTTTGATACGATCTATAACCTGCTGGCGGAGGTCGACGGCAACCGCGCCGCGCTGGTGCTGGCGGACGGCGTGTGGATGCGGCAGGGGCAGGCGATCAAAGCGGCGCAACGTTGCCACGCGGCAGGCATCACGATCATCGCCGTGGGCTTTGGCGAGGCGGATCGGGAATTTCTGCGGGCCGTGTCTTCCAGCGACGCGCTGAGCTTCTTCACCGATCTGACCACCCTGACGCATACGTTCAGCACCATCGCCCAGGAGATCACCGAACGTGGCGGGCTGATCGATCCGGAGAGCATGCGGCTGCGCCGCGATCGATTGAATCTGGTCGATTGA
- a CDS encoding extracellular solute-binding protein: MSMMTRILLALVILAGITAFAAAPQTPQPGAQLAAGQTAPTPTATPIPATPASTPAPALTRPEIVLWWPVTLYPAAGSPAEEALLSQLDAFRASYNRSLLLRVKRLEGVGGIMSTLRNASSVAPLALPDLVLLPREEMVTAAQTGLIFPLEGHLPATLIDGLYPAARDLGTVSGTLFGLPFLLEAQHVVYRPAAYPTAPDDLADLVGARRPFALVIGRQTNVSDTLLIQYVAEGGRLADDQGRPVLDEEPLRRLLTQYRAALDDGLLPPDILDALQASNYWGRFQSGGLALIGIDSTTYLAQRANVPEAVAASLVSAESPTQTTLHGWLWALATPDSDRQAAAQEFLTWIMQPDQQGALSQALGRLPSQRAALRLWSDDDYVDLVDRLLSAPTPILPEEVSSSVASALQDALEAVLRREQTPETAAATAVLAVARP, from the coding sequence ATGTCCATGATGACCCGCATCCTGCTGGCGCTGGTGATCCTGGCCGGGATCACCGCTTTTGCCGCAGCGCCGCAGACGCCTCAGCCAGGCGCGCAACTGGCGGCTGGGCAAACCGCCCCCACACCGACCGCAACGCCGATCCCGGCGACGCCAGCAAGTACGCCCGCTCCTGCCCTGACCCGCCCGGAGATCGTGCTGTGGTGGCCGGTGACGCTCTACCCGGCTGCCGGTTCCCCGGCGGAAGAAGCACTGCTCAGCCAGCTTGATGCATTCCGGGCCAGCTACAATCGCTCGCTGCTACTGCGCGTCAAACGCCTGGAAGGCGTCGGCGGGATCATGTCCACGCTGCGCAACGCCAGCAGTGTAGCCCCCCTGGCCCTGCCCGACCTGGTGCTCCTGCCCCGCGAGGAGATGGTCACCGCCGCCCAGACCGGGTTGATCTTTCCTCTGGAGGGGCACCTGCCCGCCACGCTGATCGACGGCCTGTACCCCGCAGCGCGCGATCTGGGCACGGTTTCCGGCACGCTTTTCGGTCTGCCTTTCCTGCTGGAAGCGCAGCATGTCGTATACCGGCCTGCCGCCTATCCCACTGCGCCGGATGATCTGGCCGACCTGGTGGGCGCCCGGCGGCCTTTTGCCCTGGTCATCGGACGCCAGACCAATGTCAGTGATACCCTGCTGATCCAGTACGTTGCCGAAGGCGGTCGCCTGGCCGACGATCAGGGCCGCCCGGTGCTGGACGAAGAACCGCTCCGCCGCCTGCTGACCCAGTACCGCGCCGCTCTGGACGACGGCCTGCTGCCGCCGGATATCCTGGACGCTCTGCAGGCCAGCAACTACTGGGGCCGCTTTCAAAGTGGCGGGCTGGCTCTGATCGGCATCGATTCGACGACCTATCTCGCCCAGCGGGCAAACGTACCGGAGGCGGTCGCCGCGTCACTGGTCAGCGCGGAAAGCCCCACCCAGACCACCCTGCACGGCTGGTTGTGGGCGCTCGCCACACCGGATTCCGACCGCCAGGCCGCGGCGCAGGAATTCCTGACCTGGATCATGCAACCCGATCAGCAGGGCGCGCTCAGCCAGGCGCTGGGACGCCTGCCCTCTCAGCGCGCTGCCCTGCGCCTGTGGAGCGACGATGATTACGTAGACCTGGTCGATCGCCTGCTCAGCGCCCCGACGCCAATCCTGCCGGAGGAAGTCAGCAGCAGCGTCGCCAGCGCTCTGCAGGATGCCCTGGAAGCTGTCCTCCGCCGGGAGCAAACGCCCGAAACTGCTGCTGCCACAGCCGTCCTGGCCGTCGCCCGGCCCTGA
- a CDS encoding nucleoside deaminase, which produces MRLALDEARQALAHADVPIGAVAVLEGQVIGIGRNRREADQDPTAHAEMIAIRQAAAHTGRWRLDGVTLYCTLEPCTMCAGAMVLARLPRLVYATPDPKAGAAGSILDVLAHPLLNHRVAVTVLEGPLAEEAAELIREFFRSLRAQGKNGR; this is translated from the coding sequence ATGCGCCTGGCTCTTGATGAGGCGCGCCAGGCGCTGGCCCACGCGGACGTGCCCATCGGCGCGGTAGCGGTGCTGGAGGGGCAGGTAATCGGAATCGGGCGCAACCGCCGCGAAGCCGACCAGGACCCCACCGCCCACGCCGAGATGATCGCCATCCGGCAGGCGGCGGCGCACACCGGGCGCTGGCGGCTGGACGGCGTGACGCTGTACTGCACGCTGGAACCGTGCACTATGTGCGCCGGGGCGATGGTGCTGGCCCGCTTGCCCCGGCTGGTCTACGCCACACCTGACCCGAAGGCCGGCGCGGCGGGCAGTATCCTGGACGTGCTGGCCCACCCCCTGCTCAACCATCGGGTCGCGGTGACCGTGCTGGAAGGCCCGCTGGCGGAAGAAGCCGCCGAACTCATCCGCGAATTCTTCCGTTCGTTGCGGGCGCAGGGCAAAAACGGGCGCTGA